Part of the Marinobacterium rhizophilum genome is shown below.
CGCGCCGGTCGAGCCAGAGGCCGTAACGATCCTGGCGCGGCCCGTCGCCCTTGATGTAGCAGGGCTCATTCACCACGCCCAGGTACTGCCAGCGGTTGTCGCGGCTGAATTTCAGGCTGGGGTGGTTGGAAACGGTCTTGAGGAAGTCCAGGTTACCCACGCTGATGCGGGAGATCTCGTCCCAGAGGGCATCGTTGCCGGCGGTCCAGACCACCCAGTTGTTGCGCCCGCGCACGATGGCTTCCTGCGCCTGCTGCGGTGTAATGCCGGGGACGTAGGGGTCGAGACGGCGCGCGACTTCAGCCGGGTCCTTGCTGATGCCGTAATCCATGTCGGCGTAGTAGTCTTCGGTGGCCGCTGGCAGGGTGTCGGCGGTGCGGCCGACGCACAGGGCTTCGTCCTTCACCTTGCCCGCGCCGTCGCCACAGATATTTTGAGTAGAGCAGGCCGATAGCAGTAGCGCCACCAGACCCGCCAGAAGGGGTAATCCAATAGACTTCATGTCAAAGACTCCGTGTTGTTGCGGACGGCATAGCAGGAGGAAAAACGAGGAGCTGGAAGCTGGAACCAGGGCCGGGTCGGCGAACCTCTGGCAGGTGTCAGGGCGGTAGAGGGGCAGCGGGGAATCGGGCAGTGTACTGGGTGTGAAACGGGACGCATCCTTGCCTCCAAAACCTTCGTTCAGCTGAACAATGAGGCAAGTATAGTTGCAAAGTTCGGTGCCCAATCTGGCGCTGAGCGCCAGTGGCACTACGCCCGTGGTAAAAGTTCAATAAAAATCATCTTTTAGCCGTTACGGGGGGGGCGGATAAAATTTAAACGTTTGTTTTAACATGCTTTTCGTTGTTGATACTTCAACCCGGGCCCAAACACACCTGTGTGATTAATTCATGAATTTTTTTGTGGGTTTGCAAGTTGCTAGCTGATAATTGCGATAACGAACAGAAAAATTATCCATGGATAACAATGGTGTATATTTTTCTTTCTGCAATTGCGAAATGCCAGCCTCGGGCTGTCTGGTGAAATAAATACGTTATTTAACCGATACCAGGGTGGCGAACTCGAGGCCCCTTCAAGGCGTTAATGTAGCGTTACAGGTTTTCGGCGCTATGGATATCAAACGGCAGCAGGTGCTGAGCCATCTGTTTGCTGCCTGAGCCTCCAGCGCATCGATCATGGCCCGCACGGCGGTGGTCGCGAGGGGGTCAGTCACAAAACATGGATCAGTACTTCAAGCGCAACTGATCCTGTACCGGGTTACTAACCTGGCTGGCAAATAGGTTTCCTCCCTATTTACCGGTTATTTACAGGACGTACGGTATGCCGCGGATGCATGGATGCGTACACGCGGTCACCCCACACTTTTCACCCTTCAAGAATGGGCGCAAGTGCGTGGACATGCTGGCTTATTTTCAGGAAAGAGATGGGGTTCGCATTGGGCCATCTTTTTCAAAGGAAGGCCAATGATGAAACATCCCTGTTTCATGTAGTAACCGGGTCAATACATGGCGGACTCTCCTGTGACACCTTTGCGGCCCTTCCCCTTTCGGGGCAGGGCCGCTTTTTTATGTCAGCCGGCAAGCCCTGAATGTTTTGTGCTGTGCGGGGATTGACCACATACCAACCGGTATGCTTAAATTCATTTCAAGCATACCGATCGGTTTGTTCGGCCTGGCGATTACAGTGGCTGCCCTGGGGCAGCGCTGCCAGGAGCCGCCGACAGGGTATGCAGGCACCACTATTTGTCACGGAGGCAAGGTCCATGAAACTCATTCCCGGTATTCGACAATTCTATCGCACACTGCGCCAGGGCTGTGTTGCGAGCGCATCCATCGACCGCCATACCCTGCGTGATATCGGTGCCGATCCCATGCGTCTGCGTTACCCGGTTGGCAAGAATGATCACGCCAACCAGGCGCAGGATGCCTGGCGTCAGGCCAGCTGATAGCAGACGTTCACAGATGCCGCCGGCCTGTTGCGGCCCATTCGATCCATGGAGATGTTGAGTTATGCCATCACTGTTTGATGCGATAAAACTGGGTGATATTGAACTGAGCAGTCGTGTCGTTATGGCGCCGCTGACACGCTGCCGGGCAGAAGAAGGCCGGATTCCCGGTGACCTGATGCGTGAATATTACGCTCAGCGGGCCACGGCCGGACTGATAATCAGCGAAGCCACGGCGGTCACCCCCATGGGCGTCGGTTACCCTGATACACCGGGGATCTGGAACCAGGCCCAGGTTGGCGGCTGGCGCCGTATCACCGATGCGGTGCATGCCCGGGGCGGCAAGATGGTGCTGCAACTGTGGCATGTCGGGCGCATCTCCGATCCGATGTACCTCGGTGGTGCCTTGCCAGTGGCGCCGAGCGCCATAGCAGCGGCAGGCCATGTCAGCCTGGTGCGGCCCGAGCGGCCCTTTGCGATACCGCGCGCGCTGGAAACCCAGGAAATAGCGGATATCGTCGAAGCCTTTCGCCAGGGCGCAGAAAATGCACAGGCAGCGGGCTTTGACGGCGTCGAGATTCACGCCGCCAATGGCTACCTGATTGACCAGTTCCTGCAGGACAGCAGCAACAAGCGTACCGATACCTACGGTGGATCGGTGGAAAATCGGGCCAGGCTGCTGCTGGAAATCACCGATGCCGTGCTGAGCGTCTGGTCGCCGGGCCGGGTGGGTGTTCATCTGTCGCCCCGGGGCGACGCCCATGATATGGGAGATTCGGATCCCGCCGCCGTGTTCGGGCATGTCGCCAGTGCGCTGTCGGCCCGCAACATCGCCTTTATCTGTGCCCGGGAAGCCGAGGGTGACGACAGCCTGGTGCCCCAGCTGAGGGAGCGGTTCAGCGGTGCCTTTATCGCCAACGAGCGTTTTAGCGGCGAGAGTGCCAATGCCTGGATCGAGCAAGGTCGGGTGGATGCGGTGGCCTTTGGCGTGCCCTTTATCGCCAACCCCGACCTGCCGCAGCGCCTGCGCCAGCAGGCACCGCTGAATACGCCGGACAGCAGCACCTTCTATGCTGCGGGGGCCGAGGGCTACACCACCTATCCGGTCATCTGAGGTCACAGCGCCTGCGTCTGCGGGCGCTTCAGAGTAGCCTGGATAGCTCGACATTCTATCTAGGTTTCGGGCGCCGAGGGCTACACCACCTATCCGTCTATCTGAGCAGTGCGGGAAACAGGGGCGTCCCTGCCGGCTTTTCCGAACAAGGGGGCCGCGAACAGTTTCAGTCGCTTTGAGGTCAAACATCAAATGACGAAGCTGCAGCGATACCCGTATAACAGCACCGGCCACGATTATGCGGTCGGCGACCTGCACGGCCACTGTTCCCTGCTCATGACAGGGCTGAAACAGCGGGCCTTCGATCCGGTACGGGACCGACTATTCGCCGTGGGAGATCTGGTGGATCGCGGTCCCGAGTCGCTGGCCTGCCTGGAGCTGCTGCAGCAGTCCTGGTTTCACAGTATCTGCGGCAACCACGAGGCGATGATGGTGGACGCACTGCTGCATGGACGGCAGTTCGATCTGTGGATGCTCAATGGCGGCGAGTGGATCTATGAGCTCAATATCGACCGCGTCGCCCGCTTGTGCGACCGTCTCGTGACAGGGCTGCCCTATGGCATCGAGGTCGACACGGCCCAGGGCCTCGTCGGGCTGATCCATGCCGAAGTGCCGGGGGACGACTGGCGCCAAGTGGCGACCGGTGACACCCGGACGATGCTCTGGGCACGGGAGCGTCTCGAGCAGTGGCGCACGGATCCTGTGCGGGGAATCGACCAGGTGGTTTGCGGTCACACCCCGGTGAAGACACCGGTACGGCTCGGCAATGTCCACTATATCGATACGGGTGCCTACTTTACCGGCAACCTGACCCTGATCGAACTCCGCGAGCTGTTTCAGGTGGACTGAAAACGCCTGATCCCAAACTCGCCACTTCACCCGGCACAGAAGGTGGCAAGATGGCATCGGATCCGCAATTCGAACAGATCAGACAGTCGAAACAGCATCTTTACAGCCCCCGCACGCGGCACTGGCAGCAGGGCGGCCTCCCGTGCTTCACCAACCGCCTGATCCGCGAAGACTCGCCCTACCTGTTGCAGCATGCCCACAATCCGGTGGACTGGTATGCCTGGGACGATGCCGCCTTCGAGGCGGCGAAACGTGACAACAAACCGGTGTTTCTTTCGATCGGTTATGCCACCTGTCACTGGTGTCATGTGATGGAGGAGGAGAGCTTCGACGACCTCGAGGTGGCACGGGCACTGAACGAGGGGTTTATCAGCATCAAGGTCGACCGGGAGCAGCGTCCGGACCTCGACGACCATTTCATGACCGGCGTGCAGCTGATCAGTGGCCAGGGTGGCTGGCCGATGTCGAGTTTCCTGACGCCCGACGCCAAGCCTTTCTTCGGTGCCACCTACCTGCCGAAAGCCAGCTTTCTCAACCTGCTCGAGCAGATCCAGCGCTACTGGCGCGACCGCCCCGAGGCGCTGATCGAAAGCAGCGAGCGGGTGCACCAGGCCATTCTGGCGCAGAGCCCGGTGCCGGGCACGGCAACGGGGATCGACCATCGCCTCGTCGATCAAGTGCTGCAGGCGGTGCTGGCAAGCGAAGATCGTGCCTATGGCGGCACGGGCCAGGCACCCAAGTTTGCGCACGAGCCCCAGCTGTTGCTGTTGCTCGATGAGGTGCAGCGGGCCGGCACCGACGCACTCGAACAGCCGGCCTGGGGCTTTGTCTGCCGGGCCCTCGACGGCATGCTGCGTGGCGGTATCTTTGACCAGGTCGGTGGCGGCTTCCACCGTTATGCCACCGATGCGGCCTGGCAGGTGCCCCATTTCGAGAAGATGCTCTACAACCAGGCACAGCTGGCGCTGGTCTATCTGCGGGCCTGGCTGCTCGGCGGCGACCCTGAATACCGGCGTGTTGCGCGTGAAACCCTCGATTATGTACTGGCGGAAATGCGCTCGCACGACGGCGGCTTCTACTCGGCCACCGATGCCGACAGCGAGGGCGTCGAAGGGCGATTCTTCACCTGGTCGCTGCAGGAACTCGAGGATGTGCTGGAGCCCCGGGATCTCGCCTTTGTGCAGGATCTTTACGGTATCGATGCTGCCGGCAATTTCGAGGGGCGCAATATCCTGCATCTGGTGAAGCCGCTGCCTGACCAGGTGCCGGCGCTGGCAGCCTCGTACGAGGAACTGCTCGAGCGACTGAACCGCGTCAGAGCGCAGCTGTACCGGGCGCGTCAGCGGCGTCCACTGCCATTGCGCGACGACAAGGTGATCACCGAATGGAACGGCATGATGATCATCGCCCTGGCCCAGGCCGGGCGGTTACTCAAGGTGCCGCGCTATCTCGAGGCGGCGGCGGTCTGCGCCCGGGCGATCTGGCAGCAGGGGCCCGTGCCCGGCGAGCTGTACCGCAATGCCATTCATGGTCGCGCCTCGATCGCCGCAACCCTCGCCGACTACGGCTACTATCTGCAGGCGCTGATCGCTCTCTACGATGCCACTGCAGATCCCGATTGGCTGGAGCGGGCGCTGCAGGTGCAACGGCGGATGGACCAGCATTTCCGGGACAGGCAGGATGGCGGTTTCTTCAACACCATTGCGAGCGCCGGGCAGCCGGCGATCGGCCGCAGCAAGAGTGCCATGGACATGACCGCGGCATCGGGCAACTCGGCGGCGCTAATGGCGCTGGTGCTGCTGCAACAGCGCACCGCCGAGCCCTCCCTGGCCGCGTCAATCGAAGGCGTTGAAACCTGTTTCGCCGACACCGTCGGCCAGCAGCCGCTGGCGTTTCCGGCGCTGCTGATGGCACTGGGGCGCTACCACCGTCCGCTGCCATCGACGCTGCAGTATGGCGCCGAAGGGCGGCTGCGGATTGAGGCGTCCCGCCAGTGCCGGGGCGTCGTGACGGTACGACTGCAGATCAGCAACGGCTGGCACCTCTACAGCCATGCGCCGGAGGCGGACACGTTGTACGGAACCGAACTGCTCTGCGCCGATCCCGGCCGGCGGCTGGCGCGGGTCGAGTACCCGACGCCGCTGAAGTCGGTACCGGGCCCCGGCCTGGAACCGGTAGACCAGTATCGGGGCGACGTGCAGATCCGGGCACAGCTGGTGCCTGGCACCGAAGACGAGCTGCAGCTGCTGGAACTGAGGTTTCAGGCCTGCAGCGCCAGTGCCTGCCAGGCACCCGAGTCGGTACGGCTGCTGCTGCCTCGCACCGCTGATGGCGGCTGCTGAGGTCGCATTTTCTGTCGTAGGGTGGGTCAGCGACGCCGTGGTACTTGCTATCCGTTGTCACCAACGTATGGGCGTCGCGTAACCCACCATTGTGACAACAGGCAGTGGTGGGTTACGGCGCGCACAGGCTCGGGAAGCGACGGAAACTTTCGTCTTTTGCGCGTCTAGCCCACCCTACGACGCTGATGCGTCGCCAATCAGCTCTGCTTGGCGGATGGCGTAGCATTTTCTCTCGTAGGGTGGGTTAGCGACGCCGTGGCACTTGCTATCCGTTGTCACCAGCGTATGGGCGTCGCGTAACCCACCATTGTGACAACAGGCAGTGGCGGGTTACGGCGCGCACAGGCTCGGGAAACAACGGAAACTTTCGTCTTTTGCGCGCCAAACCCACCCTGCGAGTGGCGCGAGTCGCCGCTCACTAACTACTTCCCCAGCGGCTTCAGCAGAACCAGCAGTTTGGGCAGCAGCAGCAGGGCACCGAGCAGGGCCGACAGCATGGCCAGGCCGGTCAGCAGGCCGAAGTAGAGGGTCGGGGTGAAATTGGACAGCGCGAGGATCGCGAATCCGGCAATGATGATGACCGAGGTGTAGAACATCGCCCTGCCGATACTGGCGTGGCAACGATAGAGGGTCGCGCGGTAGTCGTGGTCCCTGGCGAACTCGTTGCGAAAGCGGTGTATATAGTGGATGGAATGGTCCACACCGATACCGACGGTGATGGCGGCAATGGTAATCGTCATCATGTCCAGCGGGATGCCGGTCCAGCCCATGACGCCGAGTACGGTGCCGGCCGCCAGCAGGTTCGGCGCTATGGCGATCAGGGCCAGGTAGAGGGAGCGGAACAGCAGCGTGAACATCAGGGTAATGGCGATGAAAACCGCGCCGAGCGTTGCGATCTGGGAGACGAACAGGCTCTGCAGCATGTTGTTGTATAGCACCAGCATGCCGGTCATGTGAACCCGCTGTGGCGGGTAACCCATCTCGTCAACGAGAAAACCCTGAATCTTCTCAAGCAGCGCTTCGCGTTTGAGGCTGCGACTGGTTTCCATCACCCGCACATTGAGCCGGGCTTCGTTCCCCCCGGGTGCGAGGTAGCTTTGAACCAGCTGCCGGCGCACATCTTCCGGCAGGTTCTTGCGCACCAGCGCCAGCTGGAAGTCGTCAAGTTCGTCACCACTGATGTCCTTCAGAACCGCGTAGAGCGAGGCCAGCGACAGCACCTTGCCGGTTTCGTCCAGCGCCTCGAGAAAGCGGTGTACCCGTGTCAGCTCCTCCAGACCCGAGCGGCTGTACCAGTAGCCGGCCTGGGGGGCCGCGGTCGTTGCAAAGGGATCGTCCCCCGTCGCCTCGTCGAAGGCACCGGCAAAGGGGTCTTCGCTGTTGGTTTCACTCGCTGCCGTGGGTTCCGGAGCCGTCAGCAGGACATCGAGGGGAATGGTTCCGCCGAGTTCGCGGTCGATCACGACCATGCCCTGGTAGATCTCGGTGGTTTCATGAAAGTAGTCGATGAAGCGGTTCTCGACCTGCAGCCGGCTGATACCGACCGCAGCAAGAACCAGCAGTGCCGCACTGACGGTCAGGACAGCCGTGCCATGGTGGTCGGTGATGCGGGCAAAATAATGGGTCAGGGGGCGGTACCGCGGCCGGAACTCGGACCGGATCCGCGGCAACAGCATCAGCCCGGCTGGCAGGATCGTGAAGGCGGCCAGCAGCGCAGCCAGAACGCCGATGGTCATCATCCAGCCGAAATCGATCACCGGTCGAATGCCGCTCACTACCAGCGAGGCGAAGGCCACCAGGGTCGTCAGCGAGGTGTAGAGACAGGGCTTGGCCATGAACACAAGGGTTCGGATCACCAGCGCGCGCTGGGACGCGTCCGGCGTTTCCTGCTGGTACTCTCGAAAGCGCACCACCAGATGAATGCTGACCGACAGCGTGATGATCAGCAGCAGCGCGACGAAATTGGACGAGATCACCGTCAGCTGCCACTCGATCCAGGCGATGAATCCCAGCATCGCGCTGGCGGCCAGTAGACAGGTCGCCAGTGGCAGCACGATCCAGCGCAGGCGGCGGAAGATCACCGCCATCAGGACGATGATGAACAGTACCGTGGCGCCGCCGAAGATCAGCAGATCGTTTTCGATGAAGGCGATCATGTCGGTGGCGATCATCGGTACGCCACCGAGAAAAATGGTGGCGTGGTCACGGTGGCCATCCAGGATCAGGCGCACGGCTGACACCAGATCACGCTGGCGCTCGTTGGCCGTGACCGCATAGTCGCGAAACGCTTTTTCGGCCTGTTTCAGGGCCGCGCTTTCCTGCCCGGAAAGCCCCTCCCGGTGCTGTTTCTCGCGCAGACTGTCCCGGGCGTCGAGCCGTTCGAAATAGCCTTCGTCGCGCTGCAGGTTGATCTGCAGCGCCGTGGTACCGCCATCCTTGCTGGTCAGCAACTGACGGTACAACGGACTTTCGCGGAACTCCCGCGCGGCCAGTTCGCGATTGACGTCCGGTTCATGCAGGTAACGGATATCACGGTCGAGATTGCTAAGGCTGACCGGCGGACTGTACAGCAGCGGCACATCGAGGATGCTGGTCACCGACGTAACCCCGGGCAGGGCCGCCAGCTCGTCCC
Proteins encoded:
- a CDS encoding metallophosphoesterase, translating into MTKLQRYPYNSTGHDYAVGDLHGHCSLLMTGLKQRAFDPVRDRLFAVGDLVDRGPESLACLELLQQSWFHSICGNHEAMMVDALLHGRQFDLWMLNGGEWIYELNIDRVARLCDRLVTGLPYGIEVDTAQGLVGLIHAEVPGDDWRQVATGDTRTMLWARERLEQWRTDPVRGIDQVVCGHTPVKTPVRLGNVHYIDTGAYFTGNLTLIELRELFQVD
- a CDS encoding efflux RND transporter permease subunit, which gives rise to MHNRLGRFFTTLFRYPLLVLISVLVAVLLLASQIPRLTLDASAESLVLEGDQALELFREVNKRYGSESFLLVTYAPDAELYSDAVLGRLAGLRDELAALPGVTSVTSILDVPLLYSPPVSLSNLDRDIRYLHEPDVNRELAAREFRESPLYRQLLTSKDGGTTALQINLQRDEGYFERLDARDSLREKQHREGLSGQESAALKQAEKAFRDYAVTANERQRDLVSAVRLILDGHRDHATIFLGGVPMIATDMIAFIENDLLIFGGATVLFIIVLMAVIFRRLRWIVLPLATCLLAASAMLGFIAWIEWQLTVISSNFVALLLIITLSVSIHLVVRFREYQQETPDASQRALVIRTLVFMAKPCLYTSLTTLVAFASLVVSGIRPVIDFGWMMTIGVLAALLAAFTILPAGLMLLPRIRSEFRPRYRPLTHYFARITDHHGTAVLTVSAALLVLAAVGISRLQVENRFIDYFHETTEIYQGMVVIDRELGGTIPLDVLLTAPEPTAASETNSEDPFAGAFDEATGDDPFATTAAPQAGYWYSRSGLEELTRVHRFLEALDETGKVLSLASLYAVLKDISGDELDDFQLALVRKNLPEDVRRQLVQSYLAPGGNEARLNVRVMETSRSLKREALLEKIQGFLVDEMGYPPQRVHMTGMLVLYNNMLQSLFVSQIATLGAVFIAITLMFTLLFRSLYLALIAIAPNLLAAGTVLGVMGWTGIPLDMMTITIAAITVGIGVDHSIHYIHRFRNEFARDHDYRATLYRCHASIGRAMFYTSVIIIAGFAILALSNFTPTLYFGLLTGLAMLSALLGALLLLPKLLVLLKPLGK
- a CDS encoding alkene reductase yields the protein MPSLFDAIKLGDIELSSRVVMAPLTRCRAEEGRIPGDLMREYYAQRATAGLIISEATAVTPMGVGYPDTPGIWNQAQVGGWRRITDAVHARGGKMVLQLWHVGRISDPMYLGGALPVAPSAIAAAGHVSLVRPERPFAIPRALETQEIADIVEAFRQGAENAQAAGFDGVEIHAANGYLIDQFLQDSSNKRTDTYGGSVENRARLLLEITDAVLSVWSPGRVGVHLSPRGDAHDMGDSDPAAVFGHVASALSARNIAFICAREAEGDDSLVPQLRERFSGAFIANERFSGESANAWIEQGRVDAVAFGVPFIANPDLPQRLRQQAPLNTPDSSTFYAAGAEGYTTYPVI
- a CDS encoding DUF255 domain-containing protein, whose translation is MASDPQFEQIRQSKQHLYSPRTRHWQQGGLPCFTNRLIREDSPYLLQHAHNPVDWYAWDDAAFEAAKRDNKPVFLSIGYATCHWCHVMEEESFDDLEVARALNEGFISIKVDREQRPDLDDHFMTGVQLISGQGGWPMSSFLTPDAKPFFGATYLPKASFLNLLEQIQRYWRDRPEALIESSERVHQAILAQSPVPGTATGIDHRLVDQVLQAVLASEDRAYGGTGQAPKFAHEPQLLLLLDEVQRAGTDALEQPAWGFVCRALDGMLRGGIFDQVGGGFHRYATDAAWQVPHFEKMLYNQAQLALVYLRAWLLGGDPEYRRVARETLDYVLAEMRSHDGGFYSATDADSEGVEGRFFTWSLQELEDVLEPRDLAFVQDLYGIDAAGNFEGRNILHLVKPLPDQVPALAASYEELLERLNRVRAQLYRARQRRPLPLRDDKVITEWNGMMIIALAQAGRLLKVPRYLEAAAVCARAIWQQGPVPGELYRNAIHGRASIAATLADYGYYLQALIALYDATADPDWLERALQVQRRMDQHFRDRQDGGFFNTIASAGQPAIGRSKSAMDMTAASGNSAALMALVLLQQRTAEPSLAASIEGVETCFADTVGQQPLAFPALLMALGRYHRPLPSTLQYGAEGRLRIEASRQCRGVVTVRLQISNGWHLYSHAPEADTLYGTELLCADPGRRLARVEYPTPLKSVPGPGLEPVDQYRGDVQIRAQLVPGTEDELQLLELRFQACSASACQAPESVRLLLPRTADGGC